From the Leifsonia sp. AG29 genome, one window contains:
- a CDS encoding helix-turn-helix transcriptional regulator codes for MAQWTFLTNHAHVLLCVAKAPEMRLREIADTVGITERAALRIVTELEEAGYLTRTRDGRRNRYTLNPQMPMRHPMDQEHNIGELVGLLAPGDATD; via the coding sequence ATGGCGCAGTGGACGTTCCTCACCAACCACGCGCATGTTCTGCTCTGCGTGGCGAAAGCGCCCGAGATGCGCCTCCGCGAGATCGCCGACACCGTCGGGATCACGGAGCGGGCCGCGCTCCGGATCGTCACCGAGCTCGAGGAGGCGGGCTACCTCACGCGCACGCGGGACGGCCGCCGCAACCGCTACACGCTCAACCCGCAGATGCCGATGCGGCACCCCATGGACCAGGAGCACAACATCGGCGAGCTCGTCGGGTTGCTGGCGCCGGGCGACGCCACGGACTGA
- a CDS encoding proton-conducting transporter transmembrane domain-containing protein, with translation MEVSWGLLSWVLPMLLAMTPRIPGAVVARVGVVSSALGAMLGAAVLAGRPLGLVALPWFAVIAWPFIAGLSVWVQWFSVRHLRADPGQRRFVGAVNALTGASVGVVIAPSVLWFAVAWSAAGAALLTLLASGPASGQARSGIVRTGVALLVGDAALWAAVALLAAGSGGDIPWTRLAGSVTGLPVPVRAAAALLVAIAALSRSAQAPFHRWLPATLAAPTPVSAIMHAGVVNAATFLALRFAGVLTAVPAAMIVLLACGSFTMLAGAAGYLLNGDLKGRLVASTAAQMGFMVMTLGVGAWGAAVFHLIGHGIYKARLFLGAGGQIDRIRAAAGAPDALRTPSRGHRLGAMLTAAGVPGAAIALTAAVAGTDTSGLVLAVYGWIAAAVLAEALLTRTAWGPAKKALVVAGIAAGSAVYVEAVHAFSALIASDVPGVGWVAPGWVLLLPLALVALISLAPRLRPATASPVYALLSRIAVTPLRPLRARGRRRPAPTMQPAFVLHPSEELA, from the coding sequence ATGGAGGTCTCCTGGGGTCTGCTGTCCTGGGTTCTGCCGATGCTCCTGGCGATGACGCCGCGCATCCCGGGGGCTGTCGTCGCCCGCGTCGGCGTGGTCAGCTCAGCGCTCGGCGCCATGCTCGGTGCCGCCGTGCTGGCCGGGCGCCCGCTCGGACTCGTGGCGCTGCCCTGGTTCGCGGTCATCGCGTGGCCGTTCATCGCCGGCCTGAGCGTGTGGGTCCAGTGGTTCTCGGTCCGCCACCTCCGGGCCGACCCGGGCCAGCGGAGGTTCGTGGGCGCGGTGAACGCGCTGACGGGCGCCTCCGTCGGCGTGGTGATCGCGCCGAGCGTGCTGTGGTTCGCCGTCGCCTGGTCCGCCGCGGGCGCGGCACTGCTGACGCTGCTCGCGAGCGGTCCGGCTTCCGGGCAGGCGCGGTCGGGCATCGTGCGGACCGGCGTCGCCCTCCTCGTCGGCGACGCGGCGCTCTGGGCGGCGGTGGCGCTGCTGGCCGCGGGGTCGGGTGGCGACATCCCGTGGACCCGACTCGCCGGGTCGGTGACCGGACTGCCGGTTCCCGTGCGCGCGGCGGCGGCCCTCCTGGTCGCGATCGCCGCTCTGTCGCGGTCGGCGCAGGCGCCGTTCCATCGCTGGTTGCCCGCCACGCTCGCCGCGCCCACGCCGGTCTCGGCGATCATGCACGCGGGCGTGGTGAATGCGGCGACATTCCTGGCGCTGCGCTTCGCCGGCGTGCTGACCGCCGTGCCCGCCGCGATGATCGTGCTCCTCGCGTGCGGGTCGTTCACGATGCTGGCCGGAGCCGCCGGGTACCTCCTGAACGGCGATCTGAAGGGGCGCCTCGTCGCCTCGACGGCCGCGCAGATGGGGTTCATGGTGATGACCCTCGGCGTCGGGGCCTGGGGCGCCGCGGTGTTCCACCTCATCGGTCACGGCATCTACAAGGCCCGGCTCTTCCTCGGCGCCGGCGGCCAGATCGACCGGATCCGGGCGGCTGCCGGTGCTCCCGATGCTCTGCGAACCCCGTCGCGCGGACACCGGCTCGGCGCGATGCTGACGGCGGCCGGCGTCCCGGGCGCGGCGATCGCCCTGACGGCCGCTGTCGCGGGAACCGACACCTCCGGCCTCGTGCTCGCCGTGTACGGGTGGATCGCTGCGGCCGTCCTCGCCGAGGCACTCCTGACCCGCACCGCCTGGGGGCCCGCCAAGAAGGCTCTCGTCGTCGCCGGCATCGCCGCGGGTTCCGCAGTCTACGTCGAGGCCGTGCACGCGTTCTCCGCGCTCATCGCGAGTGACGTCCCGGGGGTCGGATGGGTCGCACCGGGGTGGGTCCTCCTCCTCCCGTTGGCGCTGGTGGCGCTCATCAGCCTCGCTCCGCGCCTTCGCCCCGCCACCGCCTCCCCTGTGTATGCCCTGCTCTCCCGCATCGCGGTGACCCCGCTCCGGCCGCTCCGGGCGCGCGGCCGCCGGCGTCCCGCCCCCACGATGCAGCCCGCCTTCGTCCTCCACCCCTCCGAGGAGCTCGCATGA